The following coding sequences lie in one Silene latifolia isolate original U9 population chromosome 5, ASM4854445v1, whole genome shotgun sequence genomic window:
- the LOC141656745 gene encoding disease resistance protein RGA2-like produces MAESVVIELLKTIGEKVGSDVWGKIVSAADIDSQIKGLQEYKNTIEAALLDAYSQECSHSQRNVLEKLEGVLAKLIDFQDEKAVKAKQKQLMSGNKFTKEVRLFCSTSNQLTSPLKDAGKIKDISGELSRIPSHAQIGTIFNSPSLNQTQTLSNVSGSYMSTDLVIGRDGDRDKMVGLLLDDSAAAGVLPVASIIGMGGVGKTTLAQYVYNDERIKKYFDLQLWVFATQYFNVKDVLRQMVTCATDKKALNYDIDQLKRCLYHAIAGKRFLLVLDGVWEDDRLRTKWKELTVLLRVGAQGSQVLITTRSNTVARIIGTQDPLMVSDLGDDDSLLLFRHVAVTQWHEPGVEAILKQISEMCPKVPLIIQAIGSLLAGKPTVQEWQAFRNAQLANFTSYGRDVLGSLKLSYDQLGTKLKLCVLYCSLFPKGFLFAKSYLIPLWIAMGYVEGEYTDQNLEKVAEGYVLCLLNRGFFYSDDRDRFKCPDVFWMHNLMHDLVLSIGGFKYKMADSNTNEFDERVCHVSYHFAEEDPSLKVPSSLFKIKQLKSFLLPLPSQGWISYYNTVRLFPLIDISIFRIQSLRVLRMRAVGIKKLPRSLGKLIHLRYLDFSHNSIRKLPDSITHLVNLYFLDLSDCLSLEELPEDINKLMMLRHLYLSGCDNLSHMPKGLRSLTGLEILDHFIVGKPRTSLTPCVSKTKLACDLADLGYLDNLKGELKIVLGDRSNDLVSEAKAVNLDKKDITEFTMDFRESRIEDEMVLENLKPGAHLEHLCIKNYGGKRLPSWMGEGIHCWLPNVKSIFITDCKEYINICSFGRLPHLEILVLKKLDKVEYIENDSSNMVGLVEEHPSVPLFPSLRNLTLWNIPELKGWWNMPESAQDQSQNQLLKLMPAFPRLEEVKMDMELVISMAQVFLQGISSLHTLVVGKPNDVAEQRCGPSNVNVGVKQRQPVILLKNYLPTLRLLSFDNSEMEHIPEEYQGMSSLTSLRIYTCKALESIPEWIDSLTSLESISIHECPRLKSLPHEISNLSNLKTLSLTQCSRELAERCESPSGEDWPKIQHIPNITIKPAKNGEK; encoded by the coding sequence ATGGCAGAATCGGTGGTGATTGAGTTGCTTAAAACTATTGGGGAAAAAGTGGGTTCCGATGTATGGGGGAAAATAGTCAGTGCAGCTGACATTGATTCCCAAATAAAAGGGCTTCAGGAATACAAAAATACCATTGAAGCTGCACTACTTGACGCATATTCACAGGAGTGTAGTCATTCTCAGCGAAACGTGCTCGAGAAGCTTGAAGGCGTTCTTGCCAAACTAATCGATTTCCAAGATGAAAAGGCTGTAAAAGCCAAGCAGAAACAACTCATGAGCGGAAATAAGTTCACCAAAGAGGTGCGCTTGTTCTGTTCTACTTCAAACCAACTTACCTCACCTCTCAAGGATGCTGGTAAAATCAAGGATATTTCGGGAGAACTGAGTCGCATTCCAAGTCATGCCCAAATTGGAACCATCTTTAACTCTCCATCTTTGAACCAAACCCAAACATTGAGCAATGTATCAGGATCTTATATGAGTACTGATTTGGTAATTGGACGAGATGGAGACAGGGATAAAATGGTAGGCTTACTGTTAGACGACTCCGCTGCTGCTGGTGTACTCCCTGTTGCTTCCATTATTGGGATGGGTGGAGTTGGGAAGACTACATTAGCTCAGTATGTTTACAATGATGAAAGGAttaaaaaatattttgatttgcAGCTTTGGGTTTTCGCCACCCAATATTTTAATGTCAAGGATGTGTTACGGCAGATGGTGACGTGTGCTACTGATAAAAAAGCTCTCAACTACGATATCGATCAGCTCAAACGGTGTCTATATCATGCAATTGCCGGGAAGAGGTTTCTGCTTGTTTTGGATGGTGTGTGGGAGGACGACCGTTTGAGAACAAAATGGAAAGAATTGACAGTCCTGCTTAGGGTCGGGGCTCAGGGAAGTCAAGTTCTCATTACCACACGTAGCAACACGGTTGCTAGAATTATTGGAACCCAAGACCCATTAATGGTTAGTGATTTAGGAGATGATGACTCTTTGCTCCTCTTTCGACATGTGGCTGTTACACAGTGGCATGAGCCAGGGGTGGAGGCTATCTTGAAACAGATTTCAGAGATGTGTCCCAAAGTTCCCCTTATTATACAGGCAATTGGAAGCCTTTTAGCTGGGAAACCTACTGTCCAGGAATGGCAAGCATTTAGGAATGCTCAGCTTGCAAATTTTACATCATATGGCCGTGACGTCTTAGGCTCACTCAAACTCAGTTATGATCAATTAGGTACTAAGCTAAAACTATGTGTTCTATACTGCTCTCTGTTCCCAAAGGGATTTTTGTTCGCAAAAAGTTATCTCATTCCTCTTTGGATTGCCATGGGATATGTTGAGGGCGAGTATACCGACCAAAATCTAGAAAAGGTGGCTGAAGGTTATGTGTTGTGCTTGCTTAATCGAGGATTTTTCTACTCTGACGACAGGGATAGGTTTAAGTGCCCTGATGTTTTTTGGATGCACAACCTGATGCACGATTTAGTGCTGTCGATTGGTGGGTTCAAGTATAAAATGGCTGATTCAAATACAAATGAATTTGATGAGAGAGTTTGTCATGTATCATACCATTTTGCAGAAGAGGACCCTTCTTTGAAAGTCCCATCATCACTATTCAAAATCAAGCAGTTGAAATCGTTCCTTCTTCCTCTTCCATCACaaggttggatttcctattataaCACAGTTAGACTTTTCCCATTAATCGATATTTCTATATTCAGAATTCAGTCCTTGAGGGTACTGCGGATGCGTGCGGTAGGGATAAAAAAACTACCAAGATCACTAGGCAAACTGATCCACTTGAGGTATCTTGATTTTTCGCACAACTCTATCCGTAAACTCCCTGACTCAATTACACATCTAGTGAATCTATATTTTCTTGACCTATCCGACTGTTTGAGTCTTGAAGAGTTGCCGGAGGACATAAACAAGCTAATGATGCTGAGACACCTTTACCTCTCTGGTTGTGACAATCTGAGTCACATGCCCAAGGGATTGCGGAGTCTGACAGGTCTTGAAATACTAGACCATTTCATTGTGGGAAAACCAAGAACCTCTCTCACTCCGTGTGTATCCAAGACTAAGTTGGCTTGTGATCTGGCAGACCTAGGCTATCTTGATAATCTTAAGGGCGAGTTGAAAATCGTTTTGGGTGATCGATCAAATGATTTAGTGTCAGAAGCCAAAGCTGTAAATCTGGACAAGAAAGATATCACTGAGTTTACTATGGATTTTAGAGAGAGTAGAATAGAGGACGAGATGGTGCTAGAGAACCTCAAACCTGGCGCTCATCTAGAACACTTGTGTATAAAGAACTATGGAGGAAAGAGGTTGCCAAGTTGGATGGGAGAAGGAATCCATTGCTGGTTACCAAATGTTAAATCTATTTTTATAACTGATTGCAAAGAATACATAAATATTTGCTCCTTTGGAAGACTCCCTCATCTTGAGATACTAGTCTTAAAAAAATTGGATAAGGTGGAGTACATAGAAAATGATAGTAGCAACATGGTAGGTCTTGTAGAAGAGCACCCTTCCGTTCCCTTATTCCCGTCCCTTAGAAACCTCACCCTCTGGAACATACCTGAGTTGAAGGGGTGGTGGAATATGCCAGAGTCCGCTCAAGATCAGAGCCAGAATCAACTCCTGAAATTGATGCCTGCATTTCCCAGATTGGAGGAGGTGAAAATGGACATGGAGTTGGTGATTTCAATGGCCCAAGTGTTTCTACAAGGTATTTCTTCTTTACatactctcgttgttgggaaacCCAACGATGTAGCAGAGCAAAGATGCGGTCCTTCAAATGTGAATGTGGGTGTTAAGCAGAGACAACCAGTCATCCTCCTCAAAAACTACCTTCCCACGCTCCGTCTCCTAAGTTTTGACAATAGTGAAATGGAACATATTCCTGAGGAGTATCAGGGTATGTCTTCTTTGACAAGCCTAAGGATATACACATGTAAAGCATTAGAGTCGATTCCAGAGTGGATTGACAGCCTCACCTCTCTAGAAAGCATTAGTATACATGAATGCCCAAGATTGAAATCGTTGCCGCACGAGATCAGCAACCTATCCAACTTGAAGACACTAAGCCTTACACAATGCTCGAGGGAGCTTGCGGAGAGATGCGAATCACCATCAGGAGAAGACTGGCCCAAAATTCAACATATTCCCAACATTACCATTAAACCTGCTAAAAATGGGGAAAAATGA